The Hymenobacter sp. GOD-10R genome includes a window with the following:
- the glyA gene encoding serine hydroxymethyltransferase, translating into METRIAPLTQDTVLFDLIRQEKERQTHGIELIASENYVSEQVMRAQGSILTNKYAEGLPGKRYYGGCEIVDQIEQLAIDRAKELFGVEWVNVQPHSGAQANAAVMLAVLNPGDKILGFDLSHGGHLTHGSPVNFSGKLYKPSFYGVEPETGLIDWEKVKETARREQPKLIICGASAYSRDWDYKTLREAADEVGALLLADISHPSGLIAKGLLNSPFEHCHIVTTTTHKTLRGPRGGLIMLGKDFENPYGLKTPKGEIRMMSSLLDGAVFPGTQGGPLEHVIGAKAVAFGEALSDAYTEYTHQVIRNAQALAKGFVARGYQIISGGTDNHLMLIDLRSKGLTGKLAENTLVKADITINKNMVPFDDKSPFVTSGMRIGSAAVTTRGLVEADMERIVGFIDDVLMHHADEAHLGRVRQQINEWMQQFPLFA; encoded by the coding sequence ATGGAAACCCGTATCGCACCTCTAACCCAGGACACTGTCCTATTCGACCTCATCCGTCAGGAAAAAGAGCGTCAGACTCATGGTATCGAACTCATTGCCTCCGAAAACTACGTGTCGGAGCAAGTGATGCGGGCGCAAGGCTCCATCCTGACCAACAAGTACGCTGAAGGTCTGCCTGGCAAACGCTACTATGGCGGTTGCGAAATTGTAGACCAAATTGAGCAACTCGCCATCGATCGGGCGAAAGAACTCTTTGGTGTAGAATGGGTTAACGTGCAGCCGCACTCCGGTGCCCAAGCCAATGCTGCCGTGATGCTGGCCGTGCTCAACCCCGGCGACAAGATTCTCGGCTTCGACCTCTCGCACGGTGGTCACCTCACGCACGGTTCGCCCGTCAACTTCTCGGGTAAGCTGTACAAGCCTAGCTTCTACGGGGTAGAACCCGAAACCGGGCTCATCGACTGGGAGAAAGTAAAAGAAACAGCTCGCCGGGAGCAGCCGAAGCTTATCATCTGCGGCGCTTCGGCCTATTCACGCGACTGGGATTACAAAACCCTGCGCGAAGCCGCCGACGAAGTAGGCGCGCTACTGCTAGCCGATATTTCGCACCCCTCAGGCCTCATTGCCAAGGGATTATTGAATTCGCCTTTCGAGCACTGCCACATTGTGACGACCACGACGCACAAGACGCTACGGGGTCCGCGCGGTGGACTTATCATGCTCGGCAAAGACTTCGAAAATCCTTACGGCTTGAAAACGCCTAAGGGCGAAATCCGCATGATGTCGTCGCTGCTGGATGGGGCCGTTTTCCCCGGCACCCAAGGTGGTCCGCTAGAGCACGTAATCGGCGCAAAAGCGGTTGCCTTCGGAGAAGCGTTGAGTGATGCTTACACGGAGTATACGCACCAGGTCATTCGCAACGCGCAAGCCCTAGCCAAAGGCTTTGTAGCGCGGGGCTACCAAATTATTTCCGGTGGCACTGACAACCACTTGATGTTGATTGACTTGCGTAGCAAAGGCCTGACGGGCAAACTCGCGGAGAATACGCTGGTCAAAGCGGATATCACGATCAACAAGAACATGGTGCCCTTCGACGATAAGTCGCCCTTCGTGACTTCCGGCATGCGCATCGGTTCGGCGGCCGTAACCACCCGTGGCCTAGTGGAAGCCGACATGGAGCGTATTGTTGGCTTCATCGATGACGTGCTGATGCACCACGCCGACGAGGCGCACCTAGGTCGCGTGCGTCAGCAGATCAATGAGTGGATGCAGCAGTTTCCCCTTTTCGCGTAA
- the rsmI gene encoding 16S rRNA (cytidine(1402)-2'-O)-methyltransferase: MSETLTPTVLYLVPTPIGNLEDITLRAIRILGEVDTVLAEDTRTSGRLMQHLGLKKPMLSYHLHNEHQTVARLLTRLEAGERMALVSDAGTPGISDPGFLLVRECLAKGLKVECLPGATAFVPALLKSGFGAERFVFEGFLPVKKGRQTRLRELAVETRTLIFYESPHRLVKTLEQLAEALGPERQASVSRELTKLFEETVNGTLTELAADFGGRPSIKGEIVLVVQGHKEERRAD, from the coding sequence ATGTCTGAAACGCTTACGCCCACTGTTTTGTACTTGGTCCCCACGCCCATCGGCAACCTGGAAGACATCACGCTCCGGGCTATTCGGATCTTAGGCGAGGTAGATACGGTGTTGGCCGAAGACACCCGCACCAGTGGCCGGCTCATGCAGCACCTAGGTCTGAAAAAGCCGATGCTCAGCTACCACCTCCACAACGAGCACCAAACCGTGGCGCGCCTGCTCACCCGTCTGGAAGCCGGCGAGCGGATGGCCTTGGTATCGGACGCGGGCACGCCCGGCATCTCCGACCCCGGTTTTTTGCTGGTGCGCGAGTGTTTGGCCAAAGGCTTGAAAGTGGAATGCTTGCCGGGCGCCACCGCCTTCGTACCAGCCTTGCTCAAGTCGGGCTTTGGAGCCGAACGATTTGTTTTTGAGGGGTTTTTACCCGTTAAGAAAGGCCGCCAGACTCGCCTGCGGGAACTAGCCGTCGAAACCCGCACGTTGATTTTCTATGAGTCGCCGCACCGGTTAGTGAAAACCCTGGAGCAGTTGGCTGAAGCCCTAGGCCCCGAGCGGCAAGCCTCGGTGAGCCGGGAGCTGACCAAGCTGTTTGAGGAAACCGTGAATGGCACCCTGACGGAGCTAGCCGCCGATTTTGGCGGCCGTCCGTCTATTAAAGGAGAAATTGTACTAGTTGTTCAAGGACACAAGGAAGAGCGCCGTGCTGACTAA
- a CDS encoding erythromycin esterase family protein: MKTQLPTHPLRSAADLDPLMAAIGDARVVLLGEASHGTSEYYIWRAALSKRLIQEKGFQFIAVEGDWPDCFEVNTAIKQEALAPGFASRLLQTFDRWPTWMWGNWEITALVEWLHQHNRQRPLEQRVGFYGLDVYSLWESLQEIMHFVEKQGDGAVEAARRAFRCFEPYGNDPQEYAQAVAYVSQDCENEVTNMLRALRQQVASQQPDGLPSRERNFNADQNALVAVNAEHYYRAMLQGGSASWNVRDRHMMETLDRLLTLHGPDSKAIVWEHNTHIGDARYTDMAREDSVNIGQLARETYGRDQVFAVGFGSYEGSVIAGKHWGAPLEKITVPSATRGSWEELLHNQLGGDNALLLSEELRQEASLRHPIGHRAIGVVYRPQFERFGNYVPSIIPERYDAFLFIDQTQALHPLPIHADEHTPPDMYPWGE, from the coding sequence ATGAAAACGCAACTTCCCACCCATCCGCTTCGCTCCGCCGCTGATCTTGACCCGCTTATGGCCGCCATTGGCGATGCTCGGGTTGTGCTATTGGGCGAGGCTTCGCATGGCACCTCCGAATACTATATCTGGCGTGCCGCGTTGTCGAAGCGCCTGATTCAAGAGAAAGGCTTTCAGTTCATTGCCGTGGAAGGCGATTGGCCCGATTGCTTCGAAGTGAACACGGCCATTAAGCAAGAAGCCCTAGCTCCTGGCTTTGCCTCGCGCCTGCTGCAAACCTTCGACCGCTGGCCTACTTGGATGTGGGGCAACTGGGAAATCACGGCCTTGGTAGAGTGGCTGCACCAGCACAATCGGCAGCGGCCGCTAGAGCAGCGCGTGGGCTTCTATGGGTTGGACGTGTACAGCCTGTGGGAGTCGTTGCAGGAGATCATGCACTTTGTGGAAAAGCAAGGCGATGGGGCCGTTGAAGCGGCTCGGCGTGCCTTCCGCTGCTTTGAACCCTACGGCAACGATCCGCAAGAATACGCGCAGGCGGTAGCGTATGTATCACAAGATTGTGAGAATGAAGTAACTAACATGCTGCGGGCGCTTCGTCAGCAAGTAGCCAGTCAGCAGCCCGACGGCCTGCCCTCCCGCGAGCGAAACTTCAACGCCGATCAAAACGCCCTGGTAGCCGTGAATGCCGAGCACTACTACCGAGCCATGCTACAGGGCGGTTCGGCTTCTTGGAATGTACGCGACCGGCACATGATGGAAACGCTGGATCGCCTGCTCACCCTGCATGGGCCTGATAGCAAAGCCATTGTGTGGGAGCACAACACCCACATCGGCGACGCCCGCTACACCGACATGGCCCGCGAAGACTCGGTGAACATTGGGCAGCTAGCCCGCGAAACCTACGGCCGCGACCAGGTATTTGCCGTCGGCTTTGGCTCGTATGAGGGCTCCGTCATTGCGGGTAAGCACTGGGGCGCGCCACTGGAGAAGATCACCGTGCCGTCTGCCACCCGCGGCTCTTGGGAGGAGCTACTCCACAACCAGTTAGGCGGTGACAACGCGCTGCTGCTCAGCGAAGAGCTGCGTCAGGAAGCTAGCTTACGACACCCTATCGGGCACCGTGCTATCGGCGTGGTTTATAGGCCGCAGTTTGAGCGCTTTGGCAACTACGTGCCCTCCATCATCCCGGAGCGCTACGACGCTTTCCTGTTCATCGACCAGACGCAAGCCTTGCACCCCTTGCCCATTCACGCCGACGAGCACACCCCACCCGATATGTATCCGTGGGGAGAGTAG
- a CDS encoding ribosome-binding factor A: MESKRQQKFASLLQQELATVFQRDLPHLFPGLPPGISTVRVAPDLGVARIYLSLLLANNGDSMLQEVRDHTKEIRLALAKRIRQQVRVVPELNFFLDDSASYAAHMDQVLNDLNIPPAPTSDDEKDSATGPKRPKLFADEDE; encoded by the coding sequence ATGGAAAGTAAACGCCAGCAAAAGTTTGCTAGCCTTCTACAGCAAGAGCTAGCTACTGTTTTTCAACGCGACCTGCCCCACTTGTTTCCGGGGCTGCCACCGGGCATTAGCACCGTGCGTGTCGCCCCCGACCTAGGTGTCGCCCGCATTTACCTAAGCCTGCTGCTCGCCAATAATGGCGACTCTATGTTGCAGGAGGTGCGCGACCATACCAAGGAAATTCGCTTGGCTTTGGCCAAGCGCATTCGTCAGCAAGTGAGAGTGGTGCCTGAGTTGAACTTCTTTCTCGACGACAGTGCTTCGTACGCCGCGCACATGGATCAGGTCCTGAATGATCTTAACATTCCGCCAGCCCCGACCAGCGACGACGAGAAAGATTCGGCAACTGGCCCGAAGCGGCCGAAGCTTTTTGCCGACGAAGACGAATAG
- a CDS encoding tetratricopeptide repeat protein encodes MNSAIDLRPYLELLERFADGQMTPDEQEQFEERLEQDEELRQAHAAYEQITADLRWVAGHETLRLRLEMLDRRLDQRETAISRMQHQQRHTQNRWVAIVVGVLVLAMAFWIFTRRPSPIPAVTWEQYYQPDPGLSPSETDGNLRPLLAESMSQYREGQYAAALRSLRRVPTNNLGQDTLLYYTGIFLLRDGDAAGARTFLRRVSQQPKVSLARKALYHLGMAHWQANQLSEANAVLKQVAADADNPYQQAARKVLKAGVLDQ; translated from the coding sequence ATGAATTCGGCTATTGATCTTCGTCCTTATCTAGAGTTGCTGGAACGTTTTGCCGATGGTCAGATGACCCCGGATGAGCAAGAACAATTTGAGGAACGCTTGGAGCAGGATGAAGAGCTGCGCCAAGCGCATGCTGCCTACGAACAGATTACGGCCGACTTGCGCTGGGTGGCAGGCCACGAAACGCTACGCTTGCGCCTAGAGATGCTCGACCGCCGCCTCGACCAACGGGAAACGGCTATTTCGCGCATGCAGCACCAGCAGCGCCACACACAGAACCGCTGGGTAGCCATTGTAGTAGGCGTATTGGTGCTAGCCATGGCGTTCTGGATTTTCACTCGCCGGCCGTCACCCATTCCGGCAGTTACTTGGGAGCAGTACTACCAACCCGATCCGGGTCTTTCTCCTTCCGAAACGGACGGCAACCTTCGCCCCCTCCTAGCCGAATCGATGAGTCAGTATAGGGAGGGTCAGTATGCGGCGGCGTTGCGCTCTTTGCGCCGCGTGCCTACCAATAACCTAGGGCAAGACACGCTGCTGTATTACACAGGCATCTTCTTGCTGCGCGATGGTGATGCGGCCGGAGCCCGTACGTTTTTGCGACGCGTAAGCCAACAGCCCAAAGTATCACTCGCCCGCAAAGCGCTTTATCACCTTGGAATGGCTCATTGGCAAGCCAACCAGCTGTCAGAGGCCAATGCCGTGCTGAAGCAAGTGGCCGCTGATGCCGATAACCCGTACCAGCAAGCCGCGCGCAAGGTGCTGAAAGCAGGCGTGTTGGATCAGTAA
- a CDS encoding inositol monophosphatase family protein: MDFNQLSLQVAEVARRAGQFIRQEATSFDLGRVQSKGLHDLVSYVDQQSEKQLVDELRQLLPEAGFITEEGTEGAERAEEFNWIIDPLDGTTNFIHGLPAYCVSIALIQGMELVVGVVYEITRDECFRASLGGGAFCNEKPIHVSAATDLHNTLIATGFPYYNFDKLDGYLKILSQFMQNTQGIRRVGSAAMDLAYVAAGRFDCYFEFNINSYDVAAGILLVREAGGRVTQFTKDGEPIFSREVVATNGHIHDATQDIIRKYWV, translated from the coding sequence ATGGATTTCAATCAACTCAGCTTACAGGTTGCCGAAGTTGCCCGCCGGGCCGGCCAGTTTATTCGTCAGGAAGCAACTAGCTTCGACCTAGGTCGCGTGCAAAGCAAAGGCCTCCACGACTTGGTATCGTACGTCGATCAACAGAGCGAAAAACAGCTGGTTGATGAGCTGCGGCAGTTGCTCCCCGAAGCTGGTTTTATCACGGAGGAAGGCACAGAAGGAGCTGAGCGCGCCGAGGAATTTAACTGGATCATTGATCCACTCGACGGCACCACCAACTTCATTCACGGGCTGCCCGCTTACTGCGTGAGCATCGCCCTGATTCAAGGCATGGAGCTCGTGGTGGGCGTTGTATACGAAATCACCCGCGACGAATGCTTCCGGGCGTCGTTAGGTGGTGGCGCTTTCTGCAACGAAAAGCCCATCCACGTTTCGGCGGCTACCGACCTGCACAACACGCTCATTGCTACTGGCTTCCCCTATTACAATTTCGATAAGCTCGACGGCTATTTGAAGATTCTCAGCCAGTTCATGCAGAACACGCAGGGCATTCGCCGGGTAGGCTCGGCCGCTATGGACCTAGCCTACGTAGCCGCAGGTCGCTTCGACTGCTACTTCGAATTCAACATTAACTCTTATGATGTAGCAGCGGGTATCCTGCTCGTGCGCGAGGCAGGTGGCCGCGTTACGCAGTTCACAAAAGACGGCGAGCCTATTTTCAGCCGCGAAGTAGTAGCTACCAACGGCCATATTCACGACGCTACCCAGGATATTATTCGGAAGTATTGGGTGTAA
- the lnt gene encoding apolipoprotein N-acyltransferase, producing MLTKSSTSAPFVAGGAEYTSARLAGWEPATLALLSAALLWAGWPVHPAGLALLLLVAFVPYLRMEQLLVRSGASGWKVFRYTYLTLVLWNAFTTWWVSYSTLGGGIAAVVLNALLMCLPTMAFYHTKKRLGSLVGYVSLPIYWIAFEQLHLHWDLTWPWLTLGNGFAEANGLVQWYEYTGFLGGSVWIWLTNILVFGALFGLTTQPRTQRPSLARWLAPVLAIALPILASYLIGSAYQEKGPAAEVLVIQPNVDPYEEKFQGTSNFVPYEEQLNRLIRLTEQQLTPQTKLVLWPETALEEPYWENLIDGNLKIQNVRSFLARHPGLSLVTGITSLKSYPNKEAASETARYRDDAGYYDVFNTAAFFPTATGKIEFYHKSRLVPGVEKIPPALTKFIASIDLGGTVGSYGSQEDRAVFHLPNNGSSLNLGPLICYESIYGDFVAKYVQNGATLLGIITNDGWWSDSPGHSQHLQYATLRAIETRRDVARSANTGISAFINQKGEIMTQTGWWLQTARRYPVHLNSDLTFYVRHGELIGPTTQVLAVLLLVLVIVRLFTSKKTQTHLPS from the coding sequence GTGCTGACTAAATCTTCTACTTCCGCCCCGTTCGTTGCCGGCGGCGCCGAGTATACTTCTGCTCGCCTGGCTGGCTGGGAACCAGCTACTTTGGCCTTGCTTAGCGCCGCTTTGCTCTGGGCCGGGTGGCCCGTGCACCCGGCTGGGCTAGCGTTGTTGCTGCTCGTGGCTTTCGTGCCGTACCTGCGGATGGAGCAGCTGTTGGTCCGGAGCGGGGCGAGCGGCTGGAAGGTGTTCCGCTATACCTATCTCACTTTGGTGTTATGGAATGCCTTCACTACGTGGTGGGTGAGCTACAGCACGTTAGGTGGCGGCATTGCGGCCGTGGTACTTAATGCCTTGCTGATGTGCTTGCCAACGATGGCGTTCTATCACACCAAGAAAAGGCTAGGTTCACTGGTGGGCTATGTGTCGCTGCCGATCTACTGGATTGCTTTCGAACAGCTGCACTTGCATTGGGACCTCACCTGGCCCTGGCTGACCCTTGGTAATGGTTTTGCCGAAGCTAACGGCCTGGTACAATGGTACGAGTACACCGGCTTTCTCGGCGGCTCCGTCTGGATTTGGCTGACGAATATCTTGGTGTTCGGGGCTTTGTTTGGGTTGACAACACAACCACGCACGCAGCGCCCTTCTTTGGCGCGCTGGCTTGCACCAGTGCTAGCTATTGCGTTACCCATCCTAGCTTCTTACCTCATCGGCAGCGCTTACCAGGAAAAAGGCCCGGCCGCCGAAGTGCTGGTCATTCAGCCCAACGTCGACCCGTACGAAGAGAAGTTTCAGGGTACCAGCAACTTCGTTCCGTACGAGGAGCAACTAAATCGTCTTATCCGTTTGACGGAGCAGCAGTTGACGCCCCAAACCAAACTGGTATTGTGGCCCGAAACAGCCCTAGAAGAACCCTACTGGGAAAACCTGATCGACGGCAACCTGAAGATCCAGAATGTGCGGAGCTTCCTGGCCCGGCACCCAGGCTTATCCCTAGTAACGGGCATTACGAGCTTAAAGTCCTACCCCAACAAAGAAGCCGCCAGCGAGACAGCCCGCTACCGTGATGATGCTGGCTACTACGATGTGTTTAACACCGCGGCTTTTTTCCCCACGGCCACAGGCAAGATCGAGTTTTACCACAAGTCGCGCCTCGTGCCGGGCGTAGAGAAAATTCCGCCGGCCCTGACCAAGTTCATCGCCAGCATCGACCTAGGGGGTACGGTAGGCAGCTACGGCAGCCAAGAAGACCGCGCCGTGTTTCACCTTCCGAATAATGGTTCGTCCTTGAACCTAGGTCCGCTGATTTGCTACGAATCAATCTACGGTGACTTCGTGGCCAAATACGTGCAGAACGGCGCCACGCTGCTTGGCATCATCACCAACGACGGCTGGTGGAGTGATTCGCCTGGTCACTCCCAGCACCTGCAGTACGCCACCTTACGCGCCATTGAAACGCGCCGCGACGTTGCGCGCTCGGCGAACACCGGTATTTCGGCCTTCATCAACCAGAAGGGCGAAATCATGACCCAAACTGGCTGGTGGCTGCAAACTGCCCGGCGCTACCCTGTGCACCTCAACTCGGACCTGACATTCTACGTGCGCCACGGCGAGCTTATCGGACCTACCACGCAGGTGCTGGCAGTGTTGCTGCTGGTGTTAGTGATTGTGCGCCTGTTTACCTCAAAAAAGACCCAAACTCATCTGCCATCTTAA
- the tatC gene encoding twin-arginine translocase subunit TatC, with amino-acid sequence MDQTRIEAGRSLDESHEMSFIDHLEALRWHIIRSAISIVVFATAAFLSKDFLFHDLILGPSRPDFWTYRMFCKFGQWVGNPELCMDKVGFVIQNREMSGQLTMHISTSFIVGIVLAFPYTFWELWRFIKPGLYPHEQANSRGAVFFVSILFILGLLFGYYIAAPLSINFLASYTVDPTIENQIDLQSYLSTLTTMSLSCAFVFELPMIVFFLAKAGLISAEIMRLYRKHAIVVILIIAAIITPPDISSQLIVTIPILLLYELSINIARVVRRNATERLNAELAANKGVS; translated from the coding sequence GTGGATCAAACCCGCATAGAAGCTGGACGGTCGTTGGACGAATCCCACGAAATGTCCTTTATTGACCATTTGGAAGCCTTACGGTGGCACATCATCCGTTCGGCTATTTCCATTGTTGTTTTTGCTACCGCTGCTTTTCTTTCCAAGGATTTTCTCTTCCACGACCTGATCTTAGGGCCCTCGCGCCCTGATTTCTGGACGTACCGCATGTTCTGCAAGTTCGGCCAGTGGGTCGGCAACCCAGAGCTGTGCATGGATAAAGTAGGCTTTGTCATTCAAAACCGCGAGATGAGCGGGCAGCTGACAATGCACATCAGCACTTCCTTTATTGTGGGCATTGTGCTAGCTTTTCCCTACACGTTCTGGGAGTTGTGGCGCTTCATCAAGCCGGGGCTCTATCCACACGAACAGGCCAACTCGCGCGGCGCGGTGTTCTTTGTATCCATACTGTTTATACTCGGGCTGCTGTTTGGTTACTACATCGCTGCGCCATTGAGTATCAACTTCTTGGCCTCATACACAGTTGATCCAACCATCGAAAACCAGATTGACTTGCAGAGCTATCTGAGCACGCTCACTACCATGTCGCTGTCGTGCGCCTTTGTGTTTGAATTGCCCATGATTGTGTTCTTCTTAGCCAAGGCAGGATTGATTTCGGCCGAAATCATGCGGCTCTACCGCAAGCACGCTATCGTGGTCATTCTGATCATTGCGGCTATCATCACCCCGCCGGATATCTCCTCACAGTTGATTGTAACCATCCCGATTCTGCTGCTGTACGAGTTGAGCATCAACATTGCGCGTGTTGTTCGCCGCAATGCCACCGAGCGTCTGAATGCGGAGCTAGCTGCCAACAAAGGCGTTAGCTAA
- a CDS encoding 4a-hydroxytetrahydrobiopterin dehydratase — protein sequence MWTEQDNALTRTFQFPDFKTAFAFMTDVAAVAERLDHHPWMANEYRTVAFRLRTHDAGNTVTKRDHRLAAEIDKLAEQYGVD from the coding sequence ATGTGGACCGAACAGGATAACGCCCTCACCCGCACCTTTCAATTCCCGGATTTCAAAACGGCCTTTGCCTTTATGACGGATGTGGCCGCCGTAGCCGAGCGCCTCGATCATCATCCGTGGATGGCTAATGAATACCGCACCGTCGCGTTTCGCCTACGCACCCACGATGCGGGCAACACCGTAACCAAGCGCGACCACCGCTTGGCCGCCGAAATAGATAAGCTAGCTGAGCAATATGGTGTAGACTAA
- a CDS encoding class I SAM-dependent methyltransferase: protein MYYDPIKKSLGEVFNRTPLLRRIFYHLLDLLLLRTWHVHRELRQWAKGRQDEALNILDAGSGYGQYTYWLSGMSKKWHILAVDVKDEQIADSNRFFRQIGRVNVQFAVQDLVLYQEPNSFDLALSVDVMEHILEDVEVFRNVHASLKDGGMLLISTPSDQGGSDVHADGETSFIEEHVRDGYNIHEIQQKLRTAGFERIEARYSYGEPGQISWRLSMKYPILMLGASKWFFVLLPFYYLVTFPFCLILNTIDARMKHDSGTGLIVKAWK, encoded by the coding sequence TTGTATTACGATCCGATTAAGAAGTCGCTGGGGGAAGTGTTCAACCGCACGCCGTTGTTGCGCCGCATCTTCTACCATCTGCTTGATTTATTATTGCTTAGAACCTGGCACGTGCATCGGGAGCTACGCCAGTGGGCTAAAGGCCGTCAGGACGAAGCCTTGAACATCCTTGACGCTGGTTCGGGCTATGGTCAGTACACGTACTGGCTGTCGGGCATGAGCAAGAAGTGGCATATTCTGGCAGTCGACGTGAAGGACGAGCAGATTGCCGATTCCAACCGATTCTTCCGTCAGATCGGGCGCGTGAATGTGCAGTTTGCCGTGCAAGACTTGGTGCTCTACCAGGAGCCCAATAGCTTCGACCTAGCTTTGTCGGTCGACGTAATGGAACACATCCTGGAAGACGTAGAAGTGTTTCGGAATGTGCATGCCTCGCTCAAGGACGGCGGCATGCTATTAATTTCTACGCCGTCTGACCAAGGCGGCTCCGACGTACATGCCGACGGTGAAACCAGCTTTATTGAGGAGCACGTACGCGACGGGTACAACATCCACGAGATTCAGCAGAAGCTGCGCACGGCTGGTTTTGAGCGCATTGAGGCCCGCTACAGCTATGGCGAACCCGGACAAATTTCGTGGCGCCTGAGCATGAAATACCCCATTCTGATGCTAGGTGCATCGAAGTGGTTCTTCGTGCTACTGCCATTTTATTACCTTGTCACGTTTCCGTTCTGCTTGATTCTGAATACGATTGACGCGCGAATGAAGCACGATTCGGGAACGGGTTTGATTGTGAAGGCTTGGAAGTAA
- a CDS encoding metallophosphoesterase: MARYVTTDLHGCLLTFRHLVENVLHLQPADELYLLGDYVNKGPDSRGILDYLIQLPQRGYQVHCLRGNHDQELLDAAHARKHLTWVSPADHQQTLRSFGVSTPAEIPVSYLGWLDALPYQFELPDFVLVHAGFNFRLPPERMRSDVHTMLNIKEFTFDASRLGGKRLLHGHVPTPTAEVQRQVRVGAGSIGLDTGCVYRHNPELSHLAVLELDSFELTLQPNIELPYPIARR; this comes from the coding sequence ATGGCGCGCTATGTCACTACTGACTTGCATGGCTGTCTGCTGACGTTTCGCCATCTGGTAGAAAACGTTTTACACTTGCAGCCTGCTGATGAACTCTATTTGCTCGGTGATTACGTGAATAAGGGGCCAGACAGTCGGGGCATTCTCGACTATCTCATCCAATTGCCCCAGCGCGGCTACCAAGTACACTGCCTTCGTGGCAACCACGACCAGGAACTGCTCGACGCGGCGCATGCGCGCAAGCACCTTACCTGGGTTTCTCCAGCCGATCATCAGCAAACGCTCCGAAGCTTTGGGGTGAGCACTCCCGCTGAAATCCCGGTCTCCTACCTAGGGTGGCTCGACGCGTTGCCCTATCAGTTCGAGCTGCCAGACTTTGTGCTGGTACACGCCGGTTTTAATTTTCGGCTGCCGCCCGAGCGTATGCGCTCTGATGTGCACACAATGCTGAACATCAAGGAATTCACGTTTGATGCCTCTCGCTTAGGGGGCAAGCGGCTGCTCCATGGGCATGTGCCTACTCCCACGGCCGAAGTGCAGCGGCAAGTGCGGGTAGGAGCAGGATCTATCGGCCTCGATACAGGCTGTGTGTACCGCCATAATCCGGAGCTGAGCCATCTGGCCGTATTAGAGCTAGATTCTTTCGAACTGACTTTGCAGCCTAACATTGAGCTGCCTTACCCGATAGCACGGCGCTAA